A region from the Ammospiza nelsoni isolate bAmmNel1 chromosome 1, bAmmNel1.pri, whole genome shotgun sequence genome encodes:
- the NXPH1 gene encoding neurexophilin-1 — translation MQAVYWYAVLLLQPTLYLVTCANLTNGGKTELLKSGSSKSTLKHIWTESSKDLSISRLLSQTFRGKENDTDLDLRYDAPETYSEQDLWDWLRNSTDLQEPRPRAKRRPIVKTGKFKKMFGWGDFHSNIKTVKLNLLITGKIVDHGNGTFSVYFRHNSTGQGNVSVSLVPPTKIVEFDLAQQTVIDAKDSKSFNCRIEYEKVDKATKNTLCNYDPSKTCYQEQTQSHVSWLCSKPFKVICIYISFYSTDYKLVQKVCPDYNYHSDTPYFPSG, via the coding sequence GTTACCTGTGCAAATTTAACAAATGGAGGAAAAACAGAACTTCTAAAATCAGGAAGCTCCAAATCCACACTAAAGCACATATggacagaaagcagcaaagacTTGTCCATCAGCCGACTGCTGTCACAGACTTTTCGTGGAAAGGAAAATGATACAGATTTGGACCTGCGATACGATGCCCCAGAAACTTATTCTGAGCAAGATCTCTGGGACTGGCTGAGGAACTCCACAGATCTGCAAGAGCCTCGGCCCAGAGCAAAGAGACGGCCCATCGTCAAGACTGGgaaatttaagaaaatgtttGGCTGGGGAGATTTTCATTCCAACATCAAGACTGTGAAGCTAAATCTGTTAATAACAGGGAAAATCGTTGACCATGGCAATGGGACGTTTAGTGTTTACTTCAGGCATAACTCCACTGGTCAAGGAAATGTATCTGTGAGCCTAGTGCCCCCTACAAAAATAGTGGAATTTGACTTGGCACAACAGACAGTGATTGATGCCAAAGATTCCAAGTCCTTTAACTGTCGAATCGAGTATGAAAAGGTTGACAAGGCTACCAAGAATACACTCTGCAACTATGACCCTTCAAAAACCTGTTATCAGGAGCAGACCCAGAGCCACGTGTCATGGCTCTGCTCCAAGCCCTTTAAAGTAATCTGTATTTACATTTCCTTTTATAGTACAGATTATAAACTAGTACAGAAGGTGTGTCCTGATTACAACTACCACAGTGACACACCCTACTTCCCTTCAGGGTGA